A single genomic interval of Halomonas sp. GT harbors:
- a CDS encoding TRAP transporter large permease, producing MMPTIIVFVLLLFIGAPVAVVMAMSGLAGGFSLGGERMLGIIADRMFSGVSGFLLIAVPYFIFTAELMNQGGLTHKLIAFNNSLFGRVRGALSHVNISVSVFFAGLTGAAVTDTVAIGKIMIPEMKRQGYDAEYAAAVTACSSIIGPIIPPSVVMVVYATLLRDISVIDLFAGGIIPGLLMALALLCVSFFLAWKRGYPKQAPTPFKVALMSFVVALPAMVVPLIILGGILSGLTTITEASGFAAVYAIVIGVVFYRNLTWRKIWDALVVTVRFSGVVFFLLATSAVLGWFVTRSGIARDAAGLITTFSDAAFLQLMLVCLLLLVIGTVMDVLPALVVVAPVLVPAMIQLGFDPLHFAILMIVVLNVSNVTPPVGMTLMTAARIAEVPYERAIVASLPFYVAFIGVIVLLAAFPALSTWIPSLL from the coding sequence ATGATGCCTACGATTATTGTATTTGTGCTGTTGCTATTTATTGGTGCTCCCGTGGCGGTTGTCATGGCCATGTCAGGACTGGCTGGGGGGTTCTCCCTGGGCGGAGAGCGCATGCTCGGTATCATTGCCGACCGGATGTTTTCAGGGGTTTCAGGGTTTTTGTTAATCGCGGTGCCTTATTTTATTTTTACCGCCGAGCTAATGAATCAGGGCGGGCTAACCCATAAGTTGATTGCGTTTAATAATTCACTGTTTGGCCGTGTTCGTGGTGCACTTTCCCACGTCAATATTTCGGTATCGGTGTTTTTTGCCGGGTTAACCGGTGCCGCTGTCACTGACACCGTGGCAATCGGCAAAATCATGATTCCCGAAATGAAAAGGCAGGGTTACGACGCTGAGTACGCGGCAGCCGTGACGGCGTGTTCATCGATTATTGGGCCGATTATTCCACCCAGTGTGGTGATGGTGGTATATGCCACCCTGTTGCGTGATATTTCGGTGATCGATCTTTTCGCGGGCGGCATTATTCCTGGGCTGTTGATGGCGTTGGCGCTGTTATGTGTGAGCTTTTTCCTGGCCTGGAAACGGGGTTATCCCAAACAGGCACCAACGCCGTTTAAAGTAGCGCTGATGTCGTTTGTGGTCGCGCTGCCTGCCATGGTGGTGCCACTGATTATTTTGGGTGGCATTCTGTCGGGCTTAACCACCATCACTGAAGCCTCTGGGTTTGCGGCGGTGTATGCCATCGTGATTGGCGTTGTATTTTACCGAAATCTCACTTGGCGAAAAATTTGGGACGCGCTGGTCGTGACAGTACGTTTCTCTGGGGTGGTGTTTTTCTTGCTTGCCACCTCGGCGGTACTGGGTTGGTTTGTAACACGCTCAGGAATTGCCAGAGACGCTGCTGGGCTTATTACCACCTTCAGTGATGCTGCCTTCCTACAGTTAATGCTGGTGTGCTTGCTACTGTTGGTGATTGGTACGGTGATGGATGTGCTACCTGCGCTCGTAGTGGTAGCGCCCGTACTTGTGCCAGCCATGATTCAGCTGGGTTTTGACCCGTTGCATTTCGCCATATTGATGATTGTGGTGCTCAACGTTTCCAATGTGACGCCCCCCGTGGGGATGACGCTGATGACGGCCGCCCGAATAGCCGAAGTGCCTTATGAGCGAGCCATCGTGGCATCACTACCATTTTATGTAGCGTTCATTGGCGTTATTGTGCTGTTAGCGGCATTTCCAGCGCTTTCAACCTGGATTCCCTCACTACTTTAA
- a CDS encoding histone deacetylase family protein translates to MKCFYHPDQDYHAPPTFLLRGQPAPSPEGPVRAELLSKGLAAAGLSLTAPSETDSPMLRKRLEQIHTPRYLRFLETIYQRWQALPNAAALVAPNVHPCGGASHYPSHPVGQAGWHLHDMACPLSETSFQGALASAATAVAAAEEVMSGASLAYPPRAYALCRPPGHHAGPDNAGGFCLLNNAALAASVLREKFAKVAIIDVDLHHGNGTQDIFYSRGDVWTGSVHVDPSDFYPFFWGGVDEIGCEEGEGANVNLPLPLGSDGETYLNAVATLIEQLNRYQPEAVVVSLGLDIHKDDPLAGFSVETEAFVALGEQLSALSQPTVVIQEGGYPTEYLSANLAAFMRGYQRS, encoded by the coding sequence ATGAAGTGCTTTTACCACCCTGACCAGGACTACCATGCGCCGCCGACCTTTCTGCTGCGTGGGCAGCCCGCGCCATCACCGGAAGGGCCGGTGCGCGCTGAACTGCTAAGCAAAGGGCTGGCCGCGGCTGGTTTGAGCCTGACGGCACCTAGTGAAACTGACTCGCCGATGCTGCGTAAACGTCTAGAGCAGATTCATACGCCGCGCTATTTACGCTTTTTGGAAACGATTTATCAGCGTTGGCAAGCACTGCCTAATGCAGCGGCGCTGGTGGCACCGAACGTTCACCCCTGTGGTGGTGCTAGCCACTACCCGAGTCACCCCGTTGGCCAAGCGGGCTGGCATTTGCACGATATGGCCTGCCCGTTAAGCGAAACAAGCTTTCAAGGGGCATTAGCGTCGGCTGCGACAGCCGTGGCTGCAGCTGAGGAAGTGATGAGCGGTGCATCGCTCGCCTATCCCCCTCGCGCTTATGCCTTATGCCGCCCACCGGGTCATCACGCGGGGCCGGATAACGCGGGCGGCTTCTGTTTGCTGAATAACGCTGCCTTGGCTGCCAGCGTGCTGCGTGAGAAATTTGCCAAAGTAGCGATCATTGACGTGGATTTGCACCACGGTAACGGTACTCAGGATATTTTCTACTCCCGCGGGGATGTCTGGACTGGCTCTGTACACGTCGACCCGAGTGATTTTTATCCCTTCTTCTGGGGTGGCGTGGACGAGATAGGGTGCGAAGAGGGTGAAGGTGCCAACGTCAACTTACCTTTGCCCTTGGGCAGTGATGGTGAGACCTATCTTAACGCGGTGGCCACGCTGATTGAGCAGCTCAACCGTTACCAGCCAGAGGCGGTCGTGGTGTCTTTGGGGCTGGATATCCATAAGGATGATCCGCTTGCTGGGTTCAGCGTGGAAACGGAAGCCTTTGTGGCATTGGGTGAGCAGTTGAGCGCCTTATCGCAGCCCACCGTGGTGATTCAAGAGGGCGGCTATCCGACCGAATATCTCAGCGCTAACCTTGCCGCCTTTATGCGTGGTTATCAGAGAAGTTGA
- a CDS encoding class II histone deacetylase encodes MSKTGFYWHERCFWHDQGAIGVFSAPGEFLQPQPASESPESKRRLKNILEVSGLIDELRVVKPPAASVEDLLRFHTARYLESLQAGDQARGGNGGDCAPFMPGSWAAARHSAGLAVAAVEDVALGHVNNAYALCRPPGHHAEADQGRGFCLLGNIPVAVMRARALGQVKRVAILDWDVHHGNSQQSAFYAEPEVFTVSVHQAANYPLDTGSFEEQGEGEGLGANLNLPLPPGCGLGAYRYAMASLVLPALEAFNPDLIVVACGYDACAKDPLGKMLLNSAAFAEMTAQLKALAARCCQGKLVFVHEGGYSEGYVPLCGHSVIQTLAGSTISVPDPQNDEIAAWGYQALQPHQQALIDGWRQQWEQCTQ; translated from the coding sequence ATGAGTAAGACAGGGTTTTACTGGCACGAACGCTGCTTTTGGCACGACCAGGGTGCCATTGGTGTTTTTTCTGCTCCCGGTGAGTTTCTGCAGCCGCAACCAGCGTCGGAAAGTCCCGAAAGCAAACGGCGGCTGAAGAATATTCTTGAGGTTAGTGGGCTGATTGACGAGCTCCGCGTCGTCAAACCTCCTGCCGCATCTGTTGAGGACCTGCTGCGCTTCCATACGGCTCGTTATCTTGAATCACTTCAGGCCGGTGACCAGGCGCGCGGTGGTAACGGCGGCGACTGCGCGCCTTTCATGCCTGGCAGTTGGGCAGCAGCAAGGCACTCAGCGGGGCTTGCCGTCGCAGCGGTAGAAGACGTGGCGCTTGGGCATGTCAATAACGCTTATGCGCTTTGCCGCCCGCCGGGGCATCACGCCGAGGCGGATCAGGGGCGTGGTTTCTGTTTGCTGGGCAATATCCCGGTAGCCGTGATGCGTGCCCGGGCCTTGGGGCAAGTGAAGCGGGTAGCGATTCTTGATTGGGATGTGCATCACGGTAATAGCCAGCAGTCGGCGTTTTACGCTGAGCCTGAGGTGTTCACCGTTTCCGTTCATCAAGCCGCGAACTACCCTCTCGATACAGGCAGTTTTGAAGAGCAGGGAGAAGGCGAGGGGTTAGGGGCGAATCTTAACCTGCCGCTACCGCCGGGCTGTGGTTTGGGCGCTTATCGCTATGCGATGGCGTCGCTGGTGTTGCCAGCACTGGAAGCGTTTAACCCAGACTTAATTGTAGTGGCCTGTGGCTATGATGCCTGTGCAAAAGACCCGCTAGGCAAGATGCTACTCAACAGTGCCGCGTTTGCCGAAATGACCGCACAGCTAAAAGCACTTGCCGCCCGTTGCTGCCAGGGGAAGCTGGTCTTCGTCCATGAAGGCGGTTACTCAGAAGGCTATGTACCGCTATGTGGACATAGCGTTATTCAAACGTTGGCAGGTAGCACCATTAGTGTTCCTGACCCGCAAAACGATGAAATTGCTGCCTGGGGGTATCAGGCCTTACAACCGCACCAGCAAGCGCTAATCGACGGCTGGCGCCAACAGTGGGAGCAATGCACGCAATGA
- a CDS encoding branched-chain amino acid transaminase — MTPLYDRDGWIWQDGEWLAWREAKVHVFTHTLHYGMGCFEGVRAYEGEQGTALFRVAEHTRRLAESAHSLDIPIAFSEEALIEAQQECLRKNQLTNAYLKPTVFLGAEGLGLRAKGLSTHVMIAAWDLGPYLSPQATRCGLRALTSSWARHHVNISLCRAKTSGHYVNSMLALNTAVKAGFDETIMLDPEGYVAEASAANVFLLRDGVLHTPEVTSCLQGITRDSVIQLAREALGIEVRERRITRDELYTADEAFLTGTAAEILPLRELDGRRIGVRAGAPAVDAPIPDDSVTARLQRLYRQAVRGELAAFKHWLTPA, encoded by the coding sequence ATGACACCGCTTTATGATCGCGATGGTTGGATTTGGCAGGATGGTGAATGGCTGGCTTGGCGAGAGGCTAAGGTCCATGTGTTTACCCATACGCTGCACTATGGCATGGGCTGCTTCGAGGGCGTGCGCGCTTATGAGGGGGAGCAGGGAACGGCGCTGTTTCGCGTGGCTGAGCATACCCGCCGCTTGGCAGAGAGCGCCCACTCCTTAGATATTCCGATCGCTTTTAGCGAAGAGGCGCTGATCGAGGCTCAGCAGGAGTGCTTGCGTAAAAATCAGCTGACGAACGCTTATCTTAAGCCAACGGTGTTTCTTGGCGCGGAAGGCCTTGGCCTGCGAGCCAAAGGATTAAGCACCCATGTGATGATTGCTGCCTGGGACCTTGGGCCGTATCTGTCGCCGCAGGCAACCCGCTGTGGGTTACGTGCGCTGACGTCTTCCTGGGCGCGCCACCACGTCAATATCAGCCTGTGCCGTGCCAAGACCAGCGGTCATTATGTGAATTCGATGCTGGCGCTGAATACCGCCGTGAAAGCAGGGTTTGATGAAACCATCATGCTTGACCCAGAAGGCTATGTGGCCGAAGCGTCCGCCGCTAATGTTTTCTTATTGCGCGATGGTGTACTGCACACGCCCGAAGTGACGTCCTGCTTGCAGGGTATCACTCGCGACAGCGTGATCCAGTTAGCCCGCGAGGCGCTGGGCATAGAAGTGCGCGAGCGACGCATCACTCGTGATGAGCTGTATACCGCCGATGAAGCGTTCTTAACCGGTACCGCTGCGGAAATTCTTCCTCTGCGTGAACTGGATGGCCGCCGCATCGGGGTAAGGGCGGGTGCGCCGGCTGTCGACGCGCCGATACCGGACGACAGTGTGACCGCGCGCTTGCAGCGCCTGTATCGCCAAGCGGTGCGTGGCGAGCTGGCTGCGTTCAAGCACTGGTTAACGCCCGCTTAG
- a CDS encoding pyridoxal phosphate-dependent aminotransferase has protein sequence MPSYPHHLTGEGPLNPFPGIKVLERRIGREIPHRLGSNEGLDMPHRALREHFGDAVAEHVYCYGDAEALGVRQRLSAQKGIPLDHLLVDAGADSLIALALRTTCTPGDTVVSTAGTYPTFGYFAKGQGCHLVEPSYVEAPGLLAPDLEALAAAAHQENAQLVYLANPDNPSGHLHSDSAILKLRDALPDTCWLLLDEAYGDFRDDANSDFAAKALPGVIRLRTLSKAHGLAGLRIGYAIADPDVLALMMKVRIHYAVSTFTQAAAEIVLDHPAEVHQHIAEVKARREQLAAHFQALGADVLPSATNFIGIRLPTAELAERINRELLEAGRLIARPAHPALGHVLRITAVADALEPGQLAILEQAIKENA, from the coding sequence ATGCCCTCCTACCCCCATCATCTTACTGGTGAAGGTCCCCTTAATCCGTTTCCTGGGATTAAAGTTCTGGAGCGCCGCATTGGCCGCGAAATCCCTCATCGATTGGGCTCTAATGAAGGGCTGGACATGCCCCATCGTGCGCTACGTGAACATTTTGGCGATGCTGTCGCCGAGCATGTGTACTGTTACGGCGATGCGGAAGCTCTCGGCGTTCGTCAGCGACTAAGCGCCCAGAAGGGTATACCGCTTGATCACTTGCTGGTGGATGCCGGTGCCGATAGCCTAATCGCGTTAGCACTACGCACCACCTGCACACCGGGCGACACCGTGGTTAGTACGGCGGGCACTTACCCAACCTTTGGTTACTTTGCGAAAGGCCAGGGTTGCCACTTAGTAGAGCCTAGCTATGTTGAAGCCCCTGGCCTACTGGCCCCTGATTTGGAAGCGTTAGCGGCGGCAGCACACCAGGAAAATGCCCAGCTGGTTTATTTAGCCAACCCCGATAACCCTAGCGGCCATCTGCATAGCGACAGTGCCATTCTCAAGCTGCGCGACGCACTGCCGGACACCTGCTGGCTGCTGCTGGATGAGGCGTATGGCGATTTTCGTGATGACGCCAACAGTGACTTCGCGGCCAAGGCACTTCCAGGTGTCATTCGCCTACGCACGCTGTCAAAAGCCCACGGTTTAGCAGGCTTACGCATTGGCTATGCGATTGCCGACCCTGATGTGCTCGCATTGATGATGAAGGTGCGCATTCACTACGCGGTATCCACCTTTACCCAGGCAGCCGCAGAAATCGTGCTCGATCACCCAGCTGAAGTCCACCAACATATTGCGGAAGTAAAAGCACGCAGGGAACAGTTAGCGGCTCATTTCCAAGCACTGGGTGCCGATGTATTGCCTAGCGCCACCAACTTTATCGGCATTCGCTTACCAACTGCCGAACTGGCCGAGCGGATAAACCGTGAGCTACTGGAAGCAGGCCGTTTAATCGCCCGCCCCGCTCACCCAGCGCTTGGTCATGTCTTACGCATCACCGCCGTCGCGGATGCTTTGGAACCAGGGCAGCTGGCGATTCTTGAGCAGGCCATTAAAGAGAATGCCTGA